The Candidatus Nomurabacteria bacterium DNA window CTCCACTACACAAATGAAGATGGCACGGATACCATAGGGCTTATTGCTCAAAATGACTTTCATATTGGCTTCTACAGTGAGGATAATTTAGAGATTGATGCTGCGATTATCGCCCAAAAAGGACGGGTGGGTCGTCCCTACTATGCCGACTATGGTTTGCCAAATAACCGCTATAGTCCAAATGCATGTGGAGACTATGTCCACAGGGATACCGTCACACTTGATGGCTCAATCGCTACTAATGAGCGATATGGATTTGCCTACACTGACGACACTGGATATCAAAACCGAAATTTGTATTTTGACGATAATCTCATTTTTGGTCCTCCCCCCTTATTCCCGACAAGCGGAGAATACGTTATGATTAGTTGGGAAGAACAATAGTATGCCACTACCTAATTTCTCAAATGCCTTTGGTTTAGAAATACGTGACACGGAAATACGCGTGGCACAGATTCACCGTCATGGAAAAAAGCTCTCTCTTTCTTCTTATGGTTTTTCGCAAATACCAAACGGCGCAATGGAGCGAGGAGAGATCCTTAAATCTGATCAAGTAAAGTTAGCTATCCTCAACGCGCTTAAGTCACCTGTTGGGAAAAATTTTAGCAGTCAGTATGTAGTATGCGCTATTCCTGAGCAGCACGTTTTTACCACAGTCATCACTCTGCCGGCAAAAAAAAGTATTGAGAAAGACGACGTACAAGCTGCTGCACTACAGCAAATCCCCTATCCATTAGAAGATATTCAACTTGACTGGACTTTGGTAGATAAAGACGCAAAAACAAATTATATCCTTGTAGGGGCTGCCCCAAAAAACATAATTGCTGCGTATACTCAGGTACTTCGATCGGCGAATCTTATTCCAGTCGCTCTAGAGCCTCAGTCATCATCCATAGCGCGCGCTCTACTGACCTCACATGACGCACAAACCCCAACCATGGTGCTGCACTTTGGACAAAAGCTCCTTACTATCTTTATCGTAAATAAAAACGTAGTATATTTTTCATCCTCTACGCCTATTTTTTCAGGTGAATCGATTATCAGTCTACTCAGTAAAAAGCTTGATTTAAATGCTGATAAGGCACGGAAGGCTGCTCAGTTATTCGGATTACAAGCCAAAGAAGGAAAAGGCGAGGTGCGACGCGCACTTCTTCCTGAAATAAGTGCCTTAATGGAACATATTGAACAAATAAAAGAGTACTCAAGTAGCCACTTACCCGCTCCGGTGCATAACATCAGCACCATGCTAGTAACCGGAGAAATGAGCTCACTGCCTGGCCTAGCTGAATACCTACAGGAAGAGCTGCGCATACCAATTCAGCCAGGCTTACCTGGTGAGCGATATCAGCTTGAGATACCACAGAAGGAGCTTACATCGCTTGATCTGCAGTCCTCTGCTACGGTCTTAGGATTAGCTTTGCACGAACTCGCATGAAATCACTTAACTTTCTATTTCAAGAAGATCGCCAGGCCCTCCAAAGAGCTTATCAAGAGTTGCGTTTTCAGCACACGTCTCTGCTTATTGTATTAAGCGTTGGACTCATTTCCGGACTTGTTTGGGGTACCAACCAGCTCCTTCATGTACGCATTCAACAACTTGACGATGAAATCCAATCCACCCAGCAAACCGAACTCGTGCAGCAAACTACTGCCGCTGAATCAAAGGTGCGTGAGTTTAATACTCTAGTAAAGTTTTTTAGTGAAGAGACAGAACTCATCTTTCCCCTCAGTGATCGTGTTGCTGAAATTAGTAAGATAATTCCCACAGGAATAAAAGTAGATCAACTTAGCTTAAATATGAATGCAAAACAGCTTACCTTAGCTGGCAGCGCAAGCAACCGTGATAGTTACCTTTCCCTACGTGATGCACTAGCAAACACTGGATGGTTTGAGAGCGTGGAATTACCAATTACAGATCTACTTAGCCGGGAAAATATCCGCTTTACGCTGCAGACTGATTTAACCGATGAGTTTTTTAACATAAGCAAATGAAACTAGCCGGACAAAAAACTCGAGTTTTCATTATAGTCGAGCTTGGTATTTCACTCGCCTTGCTGCTACTCATCATTTTACCAAGCTGGCAAAATATTGAAGGAAGTAAAAAAACAATAACAGAACGTCGCGTCACTCAGGCTGAGACAAATCAACTCACCGAGCGATCCAATGATCTTATCCAACGTAGCGGAGAGCTAGAGGGCAAAATTAATACTCTGCAGGATCGCCTTATCAGCCCTGCCACTGCACTTGATTTCCTCACCCAGCTAGAATCTACCGCCTCCGCTTCAAACGTTGTATTGGATGTAAAAAGCTTTGACCAGCCTAGCGCACAAAAAAAGGAAGGGGCGCTTAGCTTGTCAGCCATTGGCAGCTTCAGTGAGGTGCTTGGCTTTATTCATGAAATTGAACGCTTAAATTGGCTCCTTCAGATAGAGAACGTCAGCTTCTCCCCTAGTGCGGCTAATAACCGCAGCCAATCAGATACAGACACGGGTAACGCAGTGACGCTCAGTCTCGAGGCGTCTACCTTCTGGAAGGAATAATACTATGACACTTTCTCTCTCCTCACTCTCACAAGCCACAAAACGTTTCCACGGTCTCTTACTGAGTCTTTTTGTCCTGGTGCTGGTAGGCGCACTTGGTTTCTTCCTCTATAGCAACATTTATCAAACCCTTATTCAACCTCAATCGCTTGACTCTATTCTCACTGAACGAAAGCAAACCAAGATTCTAACGAGTGAATACGACGACCTTATTATCAGAGATCAAGAATGGAGAGCGGCCCCTAAGCCCGCAAACGCGGTTGATATATTTCATCGTTAGGAAAACTTGACGAAAATACAGTATATGTGATAGTTTCCCTCAAGTTAGCACTTATTTGTGACCTATGGCCCATACTAAATCTGGAGGTTCCACTTCGCTAGGACGCGATTCCGCTGGTCAACGACTAGGAATGAAGCGTTTTAGTGGACAGCGTGTCCGTGCTGGTGAAGTACTTGTACGTCAACGTGGCACTCACCTCCGCCCTGGAGTAAACGTCCGACGAGGCAATGATGATACTCTGTACGCTGTTACCAGCGGAACAGTGCAAGTAAAACAGCGCAAAGTCCGCCTGTTTAATAACAAGTTAGTTGCTCGACGTTACGTTTCTATTCAGGCTGAATAACTGATAGCAAAAGCAAAGGTAGTCCGACGGGCTATTTTTGTTTTGCCAAGCATGCCCGGACAAACGCTGCGAACAAGGGGTGAGCCTGGGTAGGTCGAGTCAGAAATTCTGGATGAAATTGCACTCCAACAAAGAATGGGTGCCCGGGTAATTCTACAATCTCTGCCAAGTCCTTTTGCGTATAGGTACCAGAGACAAGCAATCCAGCTTTCTCTAATTCAGGTCGGTATTCATTATTCAATTCGTAGCGATGACGATGTCGCTCAAGTATTTTTTGCGTTCCATACGCTTTTGCCGCTACGCTATCCTTTTTTAGCTTACAAGGATATTCACCCAAGCGCATTGAACCGCCGTAATCCTTGTGTTTTAGCTTTTCCTCTTGCTCCGGCAGTATATGAATGACTGGATGTGACGTTTTTGGATTAATTTCCGTGGTATTTGCATCCTTCCACCCTAATACGTGGCGAGCAAATTCCACTACAGCTAATTGCATGCCATAGCAAAGACCAAAATACGGGATTTTATGCTCTCGAGCATATTGAATCGCTTTTATTTTTCCCTCAATACCCCTACTGCCAAATCCACCCGGAACAATTAATCCATCAAGCTTATCAAGTCCACGCAGTTTTGAGCTATTTTTTTCAAATTCGCTCGAATCTATCCAAACAATTTCAGGCTTGGCATGTACTGCCCAAGCGGCATGCTTAATTGACTCAATAACTGATATATATGCATCGAGCAGGGTGAAATCGCCGCTACCAAAGTACTTACCAGCTATACCAATTCTCACCTTTTTCTTCGGATTCTCGATTTTTCGATTTAGGGACTTCCAATCTGCTAAATCATTCTTGCGGGCTTTTAAGCCAAAGTTATTTAATATCTTATCTGCCAAATGCTCCTTTTCGAAATTCAAAGGAATCTGGTAAATACTCGATACATCAGGCGCGGAAATGATATCCTTGGCCGGAACGCCTGTGTTCATGGCTATGCGCTCTCTGCGTGGAGCATCAAGTGCATGTGAGCCTCGAGCCAAAATAAAATGCGGCTGTATACCTGCTGAATTAAGCGTTCTCACCGCATATTGCGTTGGCTTCGTCTTCATTTCTCCTAGATTTCCAGGAATAGGGAGATAGCTTACTAGTACGTACTGCACATCACCTGGCTGCAATTGGCTTAACATGCGAGCAGCTTCTAGGAAAAGCAAATTCTGATACTCGCCAACTGTTCCGCCAATTTCAATAAGTGCAATCTCAGCCTTACTCTTCTTCACTGCTTCACGGATGCGGCGAATGACCTCATTTGGAACGTGTGGCACAACCTCTACCTGCTTGCCTCCAAAAGCCAAATTACGCTCAGCCTGGATGAGTGACAGGTAAACCGAGCCCGTGGTCATGTAGTTTGTCTTGGTAAGCTCAGTATTCAAAAAACGTTCGTAATTTCCAATGTCCTGATCCGTTTCCATGCCATCCTTGGTAACAAAAACTTCCCCATGCTCAGTCGGATTCATAGTACCTGCGTCAACATTAACGTAGGGATCTATTTTAAGTGAGGTAACGCGATAACCCTTACGCTGCAATAAAAGTCCGATCGATGAGGTGGCAACACCTTTACCTAAGCCAGAGAGCACGCCTCCCATTATAAAAACATACTTGGTGGATTTTTTTGATGTGCTCATTGCTGGACCTTAATAATAATATGAAGCGACCCTTTGAGGGAGTTAATTTGCCAATCAATATTTTGCTCGCCAGCATTTTTAAGATGCTCTGGAGTAATACGGAAATGTTCAGGCACCCGAAGAGTAAGCTTTTCTTGTAAAGCCTTACGTATATCTTGTGCCCCTAAGCTGCCGTATAAAGTGCCGTCGCTATTTCCTTTTGCAAGCAGTTCAAGGGAGCTTTTTTCTATGGCCTGCTGGAGCTTTTTCAGTTGAGCATGGTTTTTTACTTCCTCATCTTTTTGCTTCTTCGCCTTCTCCTTTGCTTGAGCAATCGCTTCTGGTGATGCCACCTTGGCTAAATTCCTCGCAAACAAAAAGTTGCGGGCATATCCGGGCTTCACATGGTGAATTTCCCCGGCTTTTCCAAGCCCTGGTACTGAAGCTATGAGGATAACGTCCATACTTGAATTCATGCGCATTTTAGCACATGATGTGCAATCTGAAAAAGCTTCGCGCTATTTAGGCTATTTCGCAGCCTTTTTACTACTCACTAGGAAAAAGTGTCTGGAGGGCCGCCTCTAATTGCGGATCCCGGTCATTATCATAATCGTCCTGGGTGAGCTCAACGTTTTGATCAGGATCTAGGCCTGATTGATCAATCGAGGTCCCATTCGGAGTTAACCAGCGTGCAACCGTAATCTTTACACTTGCCCCGTTCTCTAACTGGATAAAGTCCTGGACAGAGCCTTTTCCAAAAGTAGTAACACCAACCAATTGAGAGCCGTCATCATCCCGTAATGCCCCGGCAACAATCTCAGCCGCTGAGGCTGTACCTTCATTTACCAAAACGACAACAGGGAGGTCTTTTAATTCATGCTTACCAGTGGTCGAATAACTTATGCGCTGGCCATCCCCTTTTTCTTCAAAAAGCACTGTATCGCCTTCATTGAGAAATACGCTCGCGACATCTATCCCTGCCTGTAAATAACCACCCGGGTTATTGCGTAAATCAAGCACTATGCCATCTGGAGAGTCTAATATCATATCGCTAATCGCCTCGTGCAGCTCAGCTTGCGTTGTGTCAGAAAAACTGGATATGCTTATGAATGCGTATTCTTTACCATTCTCAAGCGTTTTGCGCTCAGCTTTAACGCTTTTTACACTAATTGCATCACGAGTAATTGTTAGCGTTCGTGCATCCTCATCACCATTCTGCACAGTAACCTGAACAGTGGTATCTTTAGCGCCACGCAACATATCTACCGCTTGGGTTAAAGTAAGAAAGTCAGCTGGCTGATCATCAATAGCCAAGATAACATCCCCAGCTCGTACACCAGCTTTTGCTGCTGGTGAGTCTGGTAAAGGAGCGATAACAGTTAGTCTGTCTTTTTTAATGCCTATTTCGGCTCCAATACCTTCGAAATTTCCCTGGATGTCGCCTAAAAAGTCCTTTGTTTGTTCTGAGCTCAAATAAATCGTGTAAGGATCACTTAAGCTATTCACCATTCCAGCAATTGCGCCCTCGATTAACTCATCATTCGTTACTGGCTGATGTAGGTAATCCTGCTTTATCGTGTTCCAGACGCTTTCGAATACTGCTGTACTACTCTTTGATCCAGAAACGCGCTCTAAAGCGCCTAGGAAGCCTTCTAGAGTGTCTGGATGGGGCGTGCGAAGCCACCAGCCAAGCCCAAAGCCAATAACAAGCAAAAGTAGCCCTCCAATGAAGCGCCGCTGCCGTGTTTGCAATGATTCACTACGGAAACTATACGGATCCATTACTCGACCCTCTCAATCTGCGCACCAAGCTCACGTAAACGCTGATCAATTCGTTCGTAGCCACGATCCACCTGTTGTACATTATCAATAACGCTTTTTCCTTTTGCGATAAGAGCGGCGATAACCAAAGCCATACCAGCTCGAATGTCAGGTGACTCCATTTTTTTCGCAACCAGTGGCGTAGGACCTTCGACCACCACACGGTGGGGATCAGCCATAATGATTTTTGCACCCATACGATTCAAAATGTCGGTGTAGAAAAGTCGGCCTTCATAAATAACTTCTTGAACAAGGCTCATTCCGCTAGCCTGAGTAAGTAAAACAGTAAATGGCGGCTGTAAATCAGTATTAAACCCTGGATGTTCACGAGTTCGTAATTCAAGAGCTTGCAAGTGCTTTGCTTTATGTACAAGTACCGTGCTGTCATTTATTTCATAATTCCCACCAGCTCGCTTTAACATCGTCCAAAAGGTCGCTAAATCCTCTGGTTGCGTATCAGTAATGGCTATTTCTTCGCCAATAAGGTTTCCTAGTACTGCGAAAGTGCCTGTTTCAATACGATCAGGCATAATTCGAGTTTTTCCTCCACCTAAGCTATCGACGCCGTGAATTGTTAAGGTGTGATGTCCCACATTTTCTATCTTTGCGCCTAGGCTATTCAACCACTCACAGAGTGAAGCCACCTCAGGCTCCATAGCAGCGTTAATTATCTTGGTGGTGCCCTGCGCCATCACCGCCCCTAAAATAAGGCTTTCGGTTCCGGTATGAGAAATCCAGGGAAAGGTAAATTCACCGCCCTGTATTTTTTTAGCGCTGATATGAAAAACGTCATCTTTCTCTTCGACTTTTGCGCCTAAGGCACGATATCCATCCAAGAAAAGATCAATGGGACGCTTACCAAGAACGCAACCACCTGGAAAACTGAAGCGCACCTCACCAAATCGGGCAAGCAGCGGGGCTACACAAAGTATAGATGAGCGCAATTTAGCTGATAAGTCAGCCGGCAGCTCGCTTGTTTGGACCTCTTTAGCATTAATAACATACGTATTCTCGTGTGGATGTTGCACATCAGCACCAATAGCCCGTAGTAGGTCAGCCAAGTTATGCACATCTGCAATTTCAGGCACATTTTCTAGTGTCCACGTCTCTTTACTCAAAAGCGCCGCTGCCATGAATTTCAGGGCTGCATTTTTGGCACCACTCACTCGAATACTGCCAGACAAAGTCCGGCCACCATTAATCGTAAATTGCATCTCTTGGTGAAGTATTGTTCAATCTGCTACACTAAATTTTGCTATACATACTGTATCGTAAAGCCCCCAAACCGTCAAAGATGACCCCTAGGGTACGCCGCCTGTATTTCACTAGTGCAATAATTGCCTTTATTATCCTGGCACCATTATTCGTGTTTTATGCCAGTGGCTATAGAGTCAATTTTAGCAATTTTTCCATTTATCAGACTGGAATTCTGGTTATTTCATCCCAGCCCAAAGGAGCTGATGTTTTTCTCAATGATAAAAAACTCCGGGCTACTACCCCTATTCGCTTTAGTACTGTTGCCCCTGGTCAATACAAGCTACGGATAGAGAAAGCGGACTATCTACCTTGGTCATCGCAAATTCGAATAGCCGGAAAAGCGTCTACGGTTATTTCTGACTTACCACTTTTTTATGCCTCCCCCAAAGAAACACAACTTTG harbors:
- the pilM gene encoding pilus assembly protein PilM; this translates as MPLPNFSNAFGLEIRDTEIRVAQIHRHGKKLSLSSYGFSQIPNGAMERGEILKSDQVKLAILNALKSPVGKNFSSQYVVCAIPEQHVFTTVITLPAKKSIEKDDVQAAALQQIPYPLEDIQLDWTLVDKDAKTNYILVGAAPKNIIAAYTQVLRSANLIPVALEPQSSSIARALLTSHDAQTPTMVLHFGQKLLTIFIVNKNVVYFSSSTPIFSGESIISLLSKKLDLNADKARKAAQLFGLQAKEGKGEVRRALLPEISALMEHIEQIKEYSSSHLPAPVHNISTMLVTGEMSSLPGLAEYLQEELRIPIQPGLPGERYQLEIPQKELTSLDLQSSATVLGLALHELA
- a CDS encoding PilN domain-containing protein, yielding MKSLNFLFQEDRQALQRAYQELRFQHTSLLIVLSVGLISGLVWGTNQLLHVRIQQLDDEIQSTQQTELVQQTTAAESKVREFNTLVKFFSEETELIFPLSDRVAEISKIIPTGIKVDQLSLNMNAKQLTLAGSASNRDSYLSLRDALANTGWFESVELPITDLLSRENIRFTLQTDLTDEFFNISK
- the rpmA gene encoding 50S ribosomal protein L27 yields the protein MAHTKSGGSTSLGRDSAGQRLGMKRFSGQRVRAGEVLVRQRGTHLRPGVNVRRGNDDTLYAVTSGTVQVKQRKVRLFNNKLVARRYVSIQAE
- a CDS encoding CTP synthase, which codes for MSTSKKSTKYVFIMGGVLSGLGKGVATSSIGLLLQRKGYRVTSLKIDPYVNVDAGTMNPTEHGEVFVTKDGMETDQDIGNYERFLNTELTKTNYMTTGSVYLSLIQAERNLAFGGKQVEVVPHVPNEVIRRIREAVKKSKAEIALIEIGGTVGEYQNLLFLEAARMLSQLQPGDVQYVLVSYLPIPGNLGEMKTKPTQYAVRTLNSAGIQPHFILARGSHALDAPRRERIAMNTGVPAKDIISAPDVSSIYQIPLNFEKEHLADKILNNFGLKARKNDLADWKSLNRKIENPKKKVRIGIAGKYFGSGDFTLLDAYISVIESIKHAAWAVHAKPEIVWIDSSEFEKNSSKLRGLDKLDGLIVPGGFGSRGIEGKIKAIQYAREHKIPYFGLCYGMQLAVVEFARHVLGWKDANTTEINPKTSHPVIHILPEQEEKLKHKDYGGSMRLGEYPCKLKKDSVAAKAYGTQKILERHRHRYELNNEYRPELEKAGLLVSGTYTQKDLAEIVELPGHPFFVGVQFHPEFLTRPTQAHPLFAAFVRACLAKQK
- the rplI gene encoding 50S ribosomal protein L9 translates to MDVILIASVPGLGKAGEIHHVKPGYARNFLFARNLAKVASPEAIAQAKEKAKKQKDEEVKNHAQLKKLQQAIEKSSLELLAKGNSDGTLYGSLGAQDIRKALQEKLTLRVPEHFRITPEHLKNAGEQNIDWQINSLKGSLHIIIKVQQ
- a CDS encoding S41 family peptidase — its product is MDPYSFRSESLQTRQRRFIGGLLLLVIGFGLGWWLRTPHPDTLEGFLGALERVSGSKSSTAVFESVWNTIKQDYLHQPVTNDELIEGAIAGMVNSLSDPYTIYLSSEQTKDFLGDIQGNFEGIGAEIGIKKDRLTVIAPLPDSPAAKAGVRAGDVILAIDDQPADFLTLTQAVDMLRGAKDTTVQVTVQNGDEDARTLTITRDAISVKSVKAERKTLENGKEYAFISISSFSDTTQAELHEAISDMILDSPDGIVLDLRNNPGGYLQAGIDVASVFLNEGDTVLFEEKGDGQRISYSTTGKHELKDLPVVVLVNEGTASAAEIVAGALRDDDGSQLVGVTTFGKGSVQDFIQLENGASVKITVARWLTPNGTSIDQSGLDPDQNVELTQDDYDNDRDPQLEAALQTLFPSE
- the murA gene encoding UDP-N-acetylglucosamine 1-carboxyvinyltransferase; protein product: MQFTINGGRTLSGSIRVSGAKNAALKFMAAALLSKETWTLENVPEIADVHNLADLLRAIGADVQHPHENTYVINAKEVQTSELPADLSAKLRSSILCVAPLLARFGEVRFSFPGGCVLGKRPIDLFLDGYRALGAKVEEKDDVFHISAKKIQGGEFTFPWISHTGTESLILGAVMAQGTTKIINAAMEPEVASLCEWLNSLGAKIENVGHHTLTIHGVDSLGGGKTRIMPDRIETGTFAVLGNLIGEEIAITDTQPEDLATFWTMLKRAGGNYEINDSTVLVHKAKHLQALELRTREHPGFNTDLQPPFTVLLTQASGMSLVQEVIYEGRLFYTDILNRMGAKIIMADPHRVVVEGPTPLVAKKMESPDIRAGMALVIAALIAKGKSVIDNVQQVDRGYERIDQRLRELGAQIERVE